From the genome of Hymenobacter sp. PAMC 26628, one region includes:
- a CDS encoding IS5 family transposase (programmed frameshift), with product MATVQEFTISDTLWARLAPLLPAHVGKAHPLGCHRPRIPDRDARSAIFFVLRTGCQWKGLDATGLCQSSTAHSRFQQWVQAGVFARRWDEALGDYDELLGLNFAWMALDGSLHKAPLGGKKTGPNPPDRGNGGVKRSLLTEARGIPVGLVLDGANRHDGKLVESTWASVPPQAEAARDAHRAAGGQQGLCLAAGYASKQVRELLAALGYTAHIRPRGEEVQAKKAGQKARRWAVERTHSWRNRFRHLLIRWAKKPENYLAMLHFACARITWYNCLFG from the exons ATGGCGACAGTTCAAGAATTCACGATTTCAGACACGCTTTGGGCGCGGTTAGCGCCCCTGCTGCCCGCGCATGTGGGCAAGGCCCACCCGCTGGGCTGCCATCGGCCGCGCATCCCGGACCGGGACGCGCGGAGCGCCATCTTCTTCGTTTTGCGCACGGGCTGCCAGTGGAAAGGGCTGGATGCAACCGGTTTGTGCCAAAGCAGTACCGCCCACAGCCGGTTCCAGCAGTGGGTGCAAGCCGGCGTATTTGCCCGCCGCTGGGACGAGGCCCTGGGCGACTACGACGAGCTGCTTGGGTTAAACTTTGCCTGGATGGCCCTCGACGGCTCGCTGCACAAAGCGCCGCTGGGCGGA AAAAAAACGGGGCCCAACCCCCCGGACCGCGGCAACGGCGGCGTCAAGCGCAGCCTGTTGACGGAGGCCCGGGGCATCCCGGTGGGGCTGGTGCTCGACGGGGCCAACCGCCACGACGGGAAGCTGGTGGAGAGCACCTGGGCCAGCGTGCCGCCCCAGGCCGAAGCCGCCCGCGACGCCCACCGGGCGGCGGGCGGGCAGCAGGGGCTGTGCCTGGCTGCCGGCTACGCCTCGAAGCAGGTGCGCGAACTGCTGGCGGCCCTCGGCTACACGGCCCACATCCGCCCGCGGGGGGAAGAAGTCCAGGCCAAAAAAGCCGGCCAGAAAGCCCGGCGCTGGGCCGTGGAGCGGACCCACTCCTGGCGCAACCGCTTCCGGCACTTGCTCATTCGCTGGGCCAAAAAGCCCGAAAACTACCTGGCCATGCTTCATTTTGCTTGCGCGCGAATCACCTGGTATAACTGCCTATTTGGATAG
- the tnpA gene encoding IS66 family insertion sequence element accessory protein TnpA, which produces MKKGRFSEAQIVAILQQQASGQTVAQIVREHGLSEATFYAWKSKYAGASVAELTRLKHLEEEN; this is translated from the coding sequence ATGAAAAAAGGACGATTCAGCGAGGCCCAAATTGTGGCCATTCTGCAACAGCAAGCCAGCGGGCAAACCGTCGCCCAAATTGTGCGGGAGCACGGCCTGAGTGAGGCGACATTCTACGCGTGGAAAAGCAAGTATGCCGGGGCGAGCGTCGCGGAACTAACGCGGCTCAAGCACTTGGAAGAGGAGAATTGA
- a CDS encoding DUF6377 domain-containing protein, with protein sequence MKPLLFLCLTLFAVAGEARANNTDTLLDELTQALNHKNTYFKQRVNRIATLTEQFQASKGNDQAKFTLGLRIYQEYRSFKYDSAFAYAQRLIKLANAMQSPEKTEVSELNLAFVQVSSGMFKEAFETLERVDPTQLDSANRVELYFTQARAYSDLADFNGSAYYLSLYTAKAIAYSDTALHYCQAGSYQALSVQGFRYLKTKDIKASELVYKHILGLPDLPLHQVAINASTAAYVAELLGKPEEELQLLAQASIADIKSATTETLALFKLSDLCYRRGDLAHAYTFINSAREDASFYNARLRQIQIGSIFSVIEGQRVSIIERQRKTLGVYSLATTVLILLVIAFATVIFRQLRRLQRAEVTISAINEALRHNNERLSQLNEQLHEVNHQLNEANVIKDEYIGHYFVVISEHIDKLEEIKDALGASLANKQYISTQRIVESINGKKERNDLFKGFDAVFLKLFPNFVADFNSLLKAEEKIDSPEDQLLTAELRIFALIRLGIGDSERISKILGYTINTVYTYKARTKKKSIYPSEEFEGRVRTIQATELI encoded by the coding sequence GTGAAACCTCTTTTATTTCTATGCCTCACCTTATTTGCGGTGGCTGGAGAAGCCCGGGCAAATAACACAGATACGCTACTGGACGAACTTACTCAGGCCCTAAACCACAAAAACACTTATTTCAAGCAGCGGGTTAACCGAATCGCCACGTTAACCGAGCAGTTTCAGGCATCAAAGGGAAATGACCAAGCCAAATTCACCCTCGGCCTGCGCATCTATCAAGAGTACCGATCCTTTAAATACGACTCAGCGTTTGCTTACGCGCAACGGTTGATTAAGCTGGCAAACGCCATGCAAAGTCCCGAAAAGACGGAGGTTTCCGAACTCAACCTAGCTTTCGTGCAAGTATCTTCTGGTATGTTTAAAGAGGCGTTTGAAACCTTGGAAAGAGTTGATCCTACTCAGCTAGACTCTGCCAACCGGGTCGAGCTTTACTTCACTCAAGCACGCGCTTACAGCGACTTAGCTGATTTTAACGGTAGTGCATATTATCTCTCACTTTACACGGCCAAGGCCATTGCCTACAGCGACACAGCTTTACATTATTGCCAAGCGGGCTCGTACCAAGCCTTGTCGGTGCAAGGCTTTCGGTACCTAAAAACCAAGGATATAAAGGCCAGTGAACTGGTGTACAAGCACATTCTCGGCTTACCCGATTTACCCTTGCACCAAGTTGCCATTAACGCCAGCACAGCGGCTTACGTGGCGGAACTGTTGGGTAAGCCGGAAGAGGAATTGCAACTACTGGCGCAGGCGTCCATTGCGGACATCAAGTCGGCCACGACGGAAACCCTGGCGCTATTTAAACTCTCCGACCTGTGCTATCGCCGGGGCGACTTGGCCCACGCGTACACATTTATTAACAGCGCCCGCGAAGATGCCTCCTTTTACAACGCCCGGTTGCGGCAGATTCAGATCGGCAGCATATTTTCCGTCATCGAGGGCCAGCGCGTCAGCATTATCGAGCGCCAGCGGAAAACCTTGGGGGTCTACTCCTTGGCCACCACCGTCCTTATCCTGTTGGTCATCGCCTTTGCTACTGTTATCTTCCGGCAACTCCGGCGCTTGCAACGCGCGGAAGTCACCATCTCGGCCATCAACGAGGCACTTCGGCACAACAACGAGCGGCTCAGCCAGCTAAACGAACAGCTACACGAAGTTAACCACCAACTCAATGAGGCCAACGTCATCAAGGACGAGTACATCGGGCACTACTTCGTTGTCATTTCCGAACACATCGACAAACTCGAAGAAATCAAGGATGCATTGGGTGCCTCGCTGGCCAATAAGCAGTACATCAGCACCCAGCGTATTGTTGAGAGCATAAACGGCAAAAAGGAGCGAAACGACCTTTTCAAGGGCTTCGATGCTGTATTCCTAAAGCTATTTCCCAACTTTGTAGCGGACTTTAACTCCTTGTTGAAAGCGGAAGAGAAGATTGATTCGCCCGAAGACCAGCTATTGACTGCCGAACTGCGGATTTTTGCGCTCATCCGTTTGGGAATTGGCGACAGTGAGCGCATCAGCAAGATTTTGGGCTACACCATAAACACAGTGTATACCTACAAGGCGCGCACCAAGAAGAAATCTATTTACCCAAGCGAGGAGTTTGAAGGGCGCGTGCGGACAATTCAAGCGACTGAACTTATTTAG
- a CDS encoding SusC/RagA family TonB-linked outer membrane protein, with translation MPTLLPPVPTARHLSRTLFLATLGMYSTGAALAAPGHFNPAASKAEHLRATPWVAPRGSTGPGPSFASRTAGALADGSVSGRVVDGQGQGLPGATVVVEGTTLGSSTAVDGTFSIPRVPAGPHVLIISSVGFTTVRREITSVDGQNASVSVKLAENATALNEAVVVGYGTARRQDVTGSIATVTTKDFVQGQVTSPEQLIQGKLAGVQITTGGGDPGALSTIRIRGGSSLNASNDPLIVIDGVPVDNQGIAGAGSPLSLVNPTDIATFTVLKDASATAIYGSRASNGVIIITTKKGVDGEKMHVNINSQLSRSTNYGKVDVLGADAYRALTNQAIAAGTVPAIGAKYLGTANTDWQDAIYRTAWTSDNSVSLTGSAKHVPYRVSLGALDQNGTLLTSNLKRNSASIGLTPRLFDNHLRIDVNVKGTQADYRFADQGAIGGAVRFNPTQPIYSGNSQFNGYYELLNGAIPNPLTDRNPVALLNDKRDRSTVLRSIGNVQFDYQVHFLPELHANLNLGYDVSRSNGTVNIPAASSIAFSTQGQDNSYHQGKNNKLLEAYLNYSKQVGDHHLEALAGYSYQDFYTYSPYRPAYKADGTLLYPDNPPQNPFKTQYTLISFYGRLNYNYKERYLLTGTFRADGSSHFSPDNRWGKFPAASVAWRINKENFLVDSHIVSDLKLRASYGITGQQDITSVAGDYPYLGGYSIGAPTVRQVFGNDVVYTLKPAAYDRNLKWEQTKTYDAGLDYGFFSNRLTGSVDVYLRKTDDLLAVIPIPVGTNFSNTLLTNIGSLENRGIELAVNYNLVQGERFNWSVNFNATMNRTKITKLTQVEDPNYLGTPVGNVGNFQFVQVNTVGYAPNSFFLYQQKYENGKPLQDPASATSLTQYVDQNNDKLINERDKLHEHDPAPKAILGFSSNLSYGKASLAFTVRSNIGNYVYNGINAGQGNYYGLNTGLGYAANVVPDIYSTGFKTGQPYSDYYLQDASFVRLQNVTLGYDFGSLLKAGTTLRLTLAGQNLLVLTKYTGLDPEHFSGIDNQFYPLPRTVTLGLNLGI, from the coding sequence ATGCCGACACTATTACCGCCGGTGCCAACTGCTCGGCACCTTTCCCGAACGCTGTTCCTAGCCACGCTGGGGATGTACTCGACGGGCGCCGCGCTGGCCGCGCCCGGGCATTTCAACCCGGCCGCATCCAAAGCGGAGCACTTACGCGCCACGCCCTGGGTAGCCCCACGCGGTAGCACGGGCCCGGGCCCGTCCTTCGCCAGCCGCACGGCCGGGGCTCTAGCCGATGGCAGCGTCAGCGGCCGCGTGGTAGACGGCCAGGGCCAGGGCCTACCGGGCGCCACGGTGGTGGTGGAAGGAACGACACTGGGTAGTAGCACCGCCGTCGATGGTACTTTTTCCATACCGCGCGTGCCGGCGGGTCCTCACGTGTTGATCATCTCTTCGGTCGGCTTCACCACGGTGCGCCGCGAGATTACCAGCGTGGACGGGCAGAACGCGAGCGTAAGCGTGAAGTTGGCAGAGAATGCCACGGCGCTCAACGAGGCCGTGGTGGTGGGCTACGGCACCGCTCGCCGCCAGGACGTGACCGGCTCGATTGCCACCGTGACGACCAAAGACTTCGTGCAGGGGCAGGTGACCTCGCCCGAGCAGCTCATCCAGGGCAAGCTGGCCGGCGTGCAGATAACCACGGGTGGCGGCGACCCTGGTGCGTTGAGCACCATTCGTATCCGCGGGGGTTCGTCGCTGAATGCCAGCAATGACCCGCTCATCGTCATCGACGGGGTGCCGGTGGACAACCAAGGCATCGCCGGGGCCGGCAGCCCGCTCTCGCTGGTGAACCCCACCGACATTGCGACGTTCACTGTGCTTAAAGACGCTTCAGCCACGGCCATCTACGGTTCGCGGGCGTCCAACGGCGTGATTATCATCACTACCAAAAAGGGGGTAGACGGCGAAAAGATGCACGTCAACATCAACTCGCAGCTGTCGCGCTCGACGAATTACGGCAAGGTCGACGTGCTGGGTGCCGACGCCTACCGCGCCCTCACGAACCAGGCCATTGCCGCCGGCACCGTCCCGGCCATTGGGGCTAAATACTTGGGCACCGCCAACACCGACTGGCAGGACGCCATTTACCGCACGGCCTGGACCAGTGACAACAGCGTGAGCCTGACGGGTAGCGCCAAGCACGTGCCCTACCGGGTGTCGCTGGGGGCCCTCGACCAGAACGGAACGCTGCTTACCAGCAACTTGAAGCGCAACTCGGCTTCCATCGGCCTCACGCCGCGCCTGTTCGACAACCACTTGCGCATCGATGTCAACGTGAAGGGCACCCAGGCCGACTACCGCTTTGCCGACCAGGGGGCCATCGGCGGGGCCGTGCGGTTCAACCCCACCCAGCCTATTTACAGCGGCAACAGCCAGTTTAACGGCTACTACGAGCTGCTGAACGGGGCCATCCCCAACCCCCTCACCGACCGCAACCCGGTGGCGCTGCTCAACGACAAGCGCGACCGCAGCACGGTGCTGCGCAGCATTGGCAACGTGCAGTTCGACTACCAGGTGCATTTCCTGCCCGAGCTGCACGCCAACCTGAACCTGGGCTACGACGTGTCGCGCAGTAACGGCACAGTTAACATTCCGGCCGCGTCGTCGATAGCTTTTTCCACCCAGGGACAGGACAACTCGTACCACCAGGGCAAGAACAACAAGTTGCTGGAGGCCTACCTCAACTACAGCAAGCAAGTTGGCGACCACCACTTAGAAGCCCTGGCCGGCTACTCGTACCAGGATTTTTACACGTACTCGCCGTACCGGCCCGCCTACAAAGCGGACGGCACCCTACTCTACCCCGACAACCCGCCCCAGAACCCGTTCAAGACGCAGTATACACTAATCTCGTTTTACGGGCGCCTGAACTACAACTACAAGGAACGCTACCTATTAACGGGCACCTTCCGGGCCGACGGCTCTTCGCACTTCAGCCCCGACAACCGCTGGGGCAAGTTTCCGGCAGCCTCGGTGGCCTGGCGCATTAACAAAGAGAACTTTCTGGTCGACTCCCATATTGTATCGGACCTAAAGCTGCGCGCGAGCTACGGCATCACGGGCCAGCAGGACATCACCAGCGTGGCCGGCGACTACCCCTACTTGGGCGGCTACAGCATCGGGGCCCCGACCGTGCGGCAAGTCTTCGGCAACGACGTCGTCTACACGCTGAAGCCGGCCGCCTACGACCGCAACCTGAAGTGGGAGCAGACCAAAACCTACGACGCGGGCTTGGACTACGGCTTTTTTAGCAACCGCCTGACCGGCTCGGTGGACGTGTACCTGCGCAAAACCGACGACCTGCTGGCCGTGATTCCGATACCCGTGGGCACTAACTTCAGCAACACGTTGCTGACAAACATCGGCAGCCTAGAAAACCGGGGCATCGAATTAGCCGTAAATTACAACCTGGTGCAGGGCGAACGGTTCAACTGGTCGGTGAACTTCAACGCCACCATGAACCGCACCAAAATCACCAAGCTCACGCAGGTGGAAGACCCCAATTACCTGGGCACCCCGGTGGGCAACGTAGGCAACTTCCAGTTTGTGCAGGTGAACACGGTGGGTTATGCGCCCAATTCGTTCTTCCTCTACCAGCAGAAATACGAGAACGGCAAGCCCTTGCAGGACCCGGCCTCTGCTACCAGCCTCACCCAGTACGTCGATCAGAACAACGACAAACTCATCAATGAGCGCGACAAGCTGCACGAGCACGACCCGGCCCCGAAAGCCATCCTGGGCTTCAGCTCCAACCTGAGCTACGGCAAGGCCAGCTTGGCGTTTACGGTGCGCTCCAACATCGGCAACTACGTGTATAACGGTATTAATGCGGGCCAGGGCAACTACTACGGGCTCAACACGGGCCTGGGCTACGCGGCCAACGTGGTGCCCGACATCTACTCCACCGGGTTCAAAACCGGGCAGCCCTACAGCGACTATTATTTGCAGGACGCCTCCTTCGTGCGCCTCCAGAACGTGACGTTGGGCTACGACTTTGGCAGCTTGTTGAAAGCCGGCACCACGCTGCGCCTAACCTTAGCCGGCCAAAACCTGCTGGTGCTGACCAAGTACACCGGCCTCGACCCGGAGCACTTCAGCGGCATCGACAACCAATTCTATCCCTTGCCCCGCACCGTCACGCTGGGCCTCAACCTCGGCATTTAA
- a CDS encoding RagB/SusD family nutrient uptake outer membrane protein: MNKQFRSGGAALAVTASLLGGGLSGCTKDLDRTPFYDLNTESVYKDPANYIQVLAKCYAGFNLSGNSGSPDVFAGQGKDEGETSYLRAYWYLQELTTDEAVVAWNSGPLQELNRTTWSSSNDLINNSYTRIFYEVTLCNEFIRETTDDKLSSRGIAGADADNARLDRAEARFLRALAYYHALDMYANVPFVTEADAPSKNLPKQIKRADLFAYVESELKAIEPLLKAARQGPYGRADQGAAQTLLAKLYLNAEVYTGTARYTDCLTYCNKVIGGGYALSQTSPATAANPKPASGYAKLFMADNNVTGASEIIFPITSDGLVSQVYGGTTYLVHAQVGDSMVAKNFGINGGWFGNRTRKNLPLLFAGGASSADSRAMFFTPGHTLEIKDLTASTNGYATTKWKNVTSTGAPGSDPQGIFVDTDFPMFRLGDVYLMYAEAVQRGGQGGTPAQALTYVNALRDRAYNNSGTGTAGHVTAADVASPDFILAERGRELYWEGSRRTDLIRFGKFTSASYLWPWKGGVAAGQGVSANLNIFPLPSTDIVANPTLTQNTGY, encoded by the coding sequence ATGAATAAGCAATTTCGTTCCGGCGGCGCGGCCTTGGCAGTAACCGCTTCCTTGCTTGGCGGGGGCCTTTCGGGCTGCACCAAGGACCTCGACCGCACTCCGTTCTACGACCTTAACACCGAATCGGTGTACAAGGACCCCGCCAACTACATTCAGGTGTTGGCCAAGTGCTACGCGGGCTTTAACTTGTCGGGCAATTCGGGCTCGCCCGATGTGTTTGCCGGGCAAGGCAAGGACGAGGGCGAAACCTCGTACCTGCGGGCCTACTGGTACTTGCAGGAGTTGACTACTGACGAGGCCGTGGTGGCCTGGAACAGCGGCCCGCTACAGGAGCTGAACCGGACCACGTGGTCGTCGAGCAACGACCTGATCAACAACAGCTACACCCGGATTTTCTACGAGGTAACGCTGTGCAACGAGTTCATCCGCGAGACCACCGACGACAAGCTCAGCAGCCGCGGCATCGCGGGGGCCGACGCCGACAACGCCCGCCTCGACCGAGCCGAAGCGCGCTTCCTGCGGGCCCTGGCGTACTACCACGCCCTCGACATGTACGCCAACGTACCCTTCGTGACCGAAGCCGACGCGCCTAGCAAGAACCTGCCGAAGCAAATCAAGCGGGCCGATTTGTTTGCCTACGTTGAATCGGAGCTGAAAGCCATCGAGCCGCTGCTGAAAGCGGCGCGCCAGGGCCCCTACGGCCGCGCCGACCAAGGTGCTGCCCAGACGCTGCTGGCCAAGCTCTACCTCAACGCGGAAGTATACACGGGCACCGCGCGCTACACCGACTGCCTTACCTACTGCAACAAGGTAATAGGCGGTGGCTATGCGCTCAGCCAGACCAGCCCCGCCACGGCGGCCAATCCCAAACCGGCTTCGGGCTACGCCAAGCTGTTCATGGCCGATAACAACGTGACGGGGGCGTCGGAAATCATCTTCCCCATCACCAGCGACGGCTTGGTGTCGCAGGTGTACGGCGGCACTACGTACCTGGTCCACGCCCAGGTAGGCGACAGCATGGTGGCCAAGAACTTCGGCATCAACGGGGGCTGGTTTGGCAACCGCACCCGCAAAAACCTGCCGCTGCTGTTTGCCGGCGGGGCAAGCAGCGCCGACAGCCGGGCTATGTTCTTCACCCCCGGCCACACCCTGGAAATTAAAGACCTGACGGCCTCCACCAACGGCTACGCCACCACCAAGTGGAAGAACGTGACCTCGACCGGGGCCCCCGGTTCGGACCCGCAGGGCATCTTCGTGGACACCGATTTCCCGATGTTCCGGCTAGGTGACGTGTACCTGATGTACGCCGAGGCGGTGCAGCGCGGCGGCCAGGGCGGCACCCCGGCCCAGGCCCTCACCTACGTGAACGCCCTGCGCGACCGCGCTTACAACAACTCGGGCACCGGCACCGCTGGCCACGTCACGGCCGCCGATGTGGCCTCGCCCGACTTCATCCTGGCTGAGCGGGGCCGTGAGCTGTACTGGGAAGGTTCGCGCCGCACCGACCTCATCCGCTTCGGCAAGTTCACCAGCGCCAGCTACCTGTGGCCCTGGAAAGGCGGCGTAGCGGCCGGCCAAGGTGTTTCGGCCAACCTCAACATCTTCCCCCTGCCCTCGACCGACATCGTGGCAAACCCCACGCTGACGCAGAATACTGGCTATTAG
- a CDS encoding T9SS type A sorting domain-containing protein, producing MKKLTTLTLATTLAAATLSAQAQIALDGVISANEIGTGAGQYQSLGKFTTSHTPTPGGPTGFGNAGLLQMYGANSASKLYISLAGTIEASNNNFQLYMDLPNVTGVPVGTGLPSIAGSSTVFGTFAGGSIGGTKLDLEADVAIATTGKGDVYAAIYKSATSGVAAALAVGTKVDGTSSTVPATATTGDYALFAGTRLAYKTLTDASGKSLGLSDNPGNANGGGAGSYALEYEFDRTALGLPSGASIVKVFAAYVSGDAYWSSDIIPETTGGTQGTGNTKVTTGGLNNIGFSPDFTNTTLFPGLQAATLSVVVLSSRQADDAVVAMSVFPNPSRGESTVSYQVKGAAQPVSVRVTDLLGRDVQTLLDAPQSAGIHQLRVPMNHLAAGVYLVKVRVADKVATRRLAVTQ from the coding sequence ATGAAAAAACTGACTACTCTGACGTTGGCCACCACCTTGGCAGCCGCCACGTTGAGCGCCCAGGCGCAGATTGCGTTGGATGGCGTCATCAGCGCCAACGAAATCGGCACCGGGGCCGGCCAGTACCAGTCGCTGGGCAAATTCACGACCTCGCACACCCCGACGCCTGGGGGCCCGACGGGTTTTGGTAACGCGGGCCTGTTGCAGATGTACGGGGCGAATAGCGCCAGCAAGCTCTACATCAGCCTGGCTGGCACCATTGAAGCCAGCAATAATAATTTTCAACTGTACATGGACTTGCCGAATGTAACCGGTGTACCAGTGGGCACTGGCTTGCCCAGCATTGCGGGTTCCTCAACGGTGTTCGGTACGTTTGCAGGCGGTAGCATCGGCGGCACCAAACTAGATTTGGAAGCCGACGTGGCTATTGCCACCACGGGGAAGGGCGACGTGTACGCCGCCATCTACAAGTCCGCCACCAGCGGGGTGGCCGCAGCGCTGGCTGTGGGCACCAAAGTCGATGGTACGTCCAGCACCGTGCCCGCTACCGCCACCACGGGCGACTACGCCTTGTTTGCCGGCACCCGCTTGGCGTACAAAACATTAACAGATGCTAGCGGCAAGTCTCTCGGCCTCAGCGACAACCCCGGTAATGCGAACGGCGGCGGGGCCGGCTCTTATGCCCTCGAATACGAGTTTGACCGCACGGCGCTAGGGCTGCCTTCCGGGGCCTCTATTGTGAAAGTATTTGCGGCTTACGTGAGCGGCGACGCCTACTGGTCGTCGGATATCATCCCTGAAACGACCGGCGGCACCCAGGGCACGGGCAATACCAAGGTCACCACGGGCGGCCTCAACAACATTGGCTTTTCGCCGGACTTCACGAACACGACGCTGTTTCCCGGCCTCCAGGCCGCCACGCTCAGCGTGGTGGTGCTCAGCAGCCGGCAGGCCGACGACGCCGTGGTGGCCATGAGCGTGTTCCCGAACCCGTCGCGGGGCGAATCGACCGTTTCGTACCAAGTGAAGGGCGCGGCCCAACCCGTGTCGGTGCGCGTCACCGATTTGCTGGGCCGCGACGTGCAGACCTTGTTGGACGCCCCGCAGAGCGCCGGCATCCACCAGCTGCGCGTGCCCATGAACCACCTCGCGGCGGGCGTGTACCTGGTGAAGGTGCGGGTAGCCGACAAAGTGGCTACCCGCCGCCTGGCCGTCACCCAGTAA
- a CDS encoding alpha-amylase family glycosyl hydrolase has translation MKKTVPFHLLVLLALVAGGRPARAQRAAATAALPADPAPYGRPFAGVPESQNATIYQVNMRGFSQAGNFRGVLARLDSIKALGINVVYLMPVYPIGKVRAVDSPFAVQNYTAVNPEFGTLADLRAVVDGAHARGMAVILDWVGNHTSWDHAWITAHPDWYVHDATGAIVTPIPDWKDIAQLNFANPQLRAAMLGALRYWVFQANIDGYRFDYADGPTEAFFTEALANLKAIRGRKLLFLAEGDKKKYFFRAGFQLDYDFPFIQVMRREVLQNGKSAKLLDSLTAVEYRGAPSTARMVRYTSNHDINSSEGPPQVMFQGPRGAMAAFVVAAYMQAVPMVYNGQEVGYAERVPFMGPRKAIDWTPNPALTQEYKQLLRFRNGSNAVRNGQLAAYSSDDVCAFTKTLGPEQVLVLANLRNAPVAYHLPAALGGTAWQNALTAGLVPIPDVPFTLQPYQYVVLRSLPRAANRQ, from the coding sequence ATGAAAAAAACCGTTCCTTTTCACCTGTTGGTGTTACTGGCCCTGGTGGCCGGGGGCCGGCCGGCCAGGGCCCAACGCGCAGCCGCCACCGCAGCCCTCCCCGCCGACCCGGCGCCGTACGGCCGGCCCTTCGCCGGGGTGCCCGAAAGCCAGAACGCGACCATTTACCAGGTCAACATGCGGGGCTTCAGCCAGGCCGGCAACTTCCGGGGCGTGTTGGCGCGGCTGGACTCGATCAAGGCCCTGGGCATCAACGTGGTGTACCTGATGCCGGTGTACCCCATCGGCAAGGTGCGGGCCGTGGACTCGCCGTTTGCGGTGCAGAACTACACGGCCGTGAACCCGGAGTTTGGCACGCTCGCCGACCTGCGGGCCGTCGTCGACGGGGCTCACGCCCGCGGCATGGCCGTCATCCTCGACTGGGTGGGTAACCACACCAGCTGGGACCACGCCTGGATCACGGCCCACCCCGACTGGTACGTGCACGACGCCACCGGTGCCATCGTGACCCCGATCCCGGACTGGAAGGACATAGCCCAGCTCAACTTTGCCAACCCGCAGCTGCGCGCGGCCATGCTGGGGGCCCTGCGTTACTGGGTGTTCCAAGCCAATATCGACGGCTACCGCTTTGACTACGCCGACGGGCCGACGGAGGCGTTTTTCACTGAGGCGTTGGCCAACCTCAAGGCCATCCGCGGCCGCAAGCTGCTGTTCTTGGCCGAAGGCGACAAGAAAAAATACTTCTTCCGGGCGGGCTTCCAACTTGACTACGACTTCCCCTTCATTCAGGTGATGCGGCGCGAGGTACTGCAAAACGGCAAGAGCGCTAAGCTGCTCGACTCGCTGACGGCGGTCGAGTACCGCGGCGCACCATCCACGGCCCGCATGGTGCGCTACACCTCCAACCACGACATTAACAGCTCGGAAGGGCCGCCGCAGGTCATGTTCCAGGGTCCCCGCGGGGCGATGGCCGCCTTCGTGGTGGCCGCCTACATGCAGGCCGTGCCGATGGTGTACAACGGCCAGGAAGTGGGCTACGCCGAGCGGGTGCCGTTCATGGGGCCCCGCAAGGCCATTGACTGGACGCCCAACCCGGCGCTGACCCAGGAATACAAGCAGCTGCTGCGCTTCCGCAACGGCAGCAACGCCGTGCGCAACGGGCAACTGGCGGCCTACAGCAGCGACGATGTGTGCGCCTTCACCAAAACCCTGGGCCCCGAGCAGGTGCTGGTGCTGGCCAACCTGCGCAACGCGCCCGTGGCCTACCACCTACCCGCGGCCTTGGGCGGCACGGCTTGGCAAAACGCCCTCACCGCAGGGCTGGTCCCCATCCCGGACGTCCCCTTCACCCTCCAGCCCTACCAGTACGTGGTTTTGCGAAGCCTGCCCCGCGCCGCCAATCGCCAATAA